One part of the Salvelinus fontinalis isolate EN_2023a chromosome 4, ASM2944872v1, whole genome shotgun sequence genome encodes these proteins:
- the LOC129852935 gene encoding piggyBac transposable element-derived protein 4-like — protein sequence MMRTTTRMMTTTRNTTPPIASPPPTTPRSPGFSAAQVLEQISSSVDQEDEEDYCDSEEEDVSEDEDGEEYNPERDADDYENDSASRSCSSSEEEREEEETLLSKNGKIKWSSAAYRGPDRPRAIRRPCPAVTPGPTAYAASRAIDIASAFRLFVTPAIERIIVDMTNLQGVRKYGDGWRPMDSTDLRAYVGLLILAGVYRSRGEAAASLWDAESGRTVFRATMPLKVFHKYSRLLRFDDRQSRPARLATDRLAAVREVWDLWEERLQALYNPGPEVTVDEQLVPFRGRCPFRQYIPSKPAKYGIKSWVACGAKSSYAWKMQVYTGKAASGGPEKNQGARVVLDLTEGLPAGHNVTCDNFFTSYELGQRLLERDLTMVGTVRKNKPELPPALLQSKGRQVSSSRFAFTPTATLVSYLAKRNKNVLLLSTRHAEPDVSDRRDRKPALILDYNCNKGGVDNLDKVVGTYSCRRMTARWPLVIFHNILDVSSYNAFVIWREINPDWMPGKRNKRRVFLEQLGKALVKPQIQRRQRLPRTEAASALVKVLRGERVSADEARPQARERAAAAAPLGASKRKRCQLCPPKKDAKTHTACCSIAIMTTHEFLFCLYLKDCGVKDVSVSMQPFTVLNW from the exons atgatgaggacgacgacgaggatgATGACGACGACgaggaatacgaccccgccgATCGCGAGCCCTCCGCCTACGACGCCTCGCAGTCCTGGTTTCAGCGCGGCTCAGGTCCTGGAACAGATATCCTCCAGCGTCGaccaagaagacgaagaagactaCTGCGATTCCGAAGAGGAGGACGTTTCGGAAGATGAAGACGGCGAGGAATACAACCCCGAGCGCGACGCGGACGACTACGAAAACGACTCAGCCTCGCGGTCGTGCTCCTCTTCGGAggaagagcgagaggaaga ggagacgtTGCTGTCAAAAAACGGCAAAATCAAATGGTCCTCCGCGGCCTATCGCGGCCCGGACCGGCCCCGCGCCATCCGCCGGCCCTGCCCCGCCGTGACGCCGGGCCCAACGGCCTACGCCGCGTCGCGAGCGATCGACATCGCGTCTGCCTTCCGGCTGTTTGTCACACCGGCCATAGAAAGGATAATCGTGGACATGACGAATCTGCAGGGGGTGAGAAAATACGGCGACGGCTGGCGACCCATGGACTCCACCGACCTGCGCGCCTACGTAGGGCTGCTGATCCTAGCCGGCGTCTACAGGTCCCGAGGCGAGGCAGCGGCCAGCCTGTGGGACGCCGAGAGCGGCAGGACCGTGTTTCGCGCCACCATGCCGCTCAAGGTGTTTCACAAGTACTCGAGGCTGCTGCGATTCGACGACCGCCAGTCGAGACCCGCGAGACTCGCCACCGACAGACTGGCGGCCGTAAGAGAGGTGTGGGACCTGTGGGAGGAGCGGCTGCAGGCCCTCTACAACCCGGGGCCCGAAGTGACGGTGGACGAACAACTGGTCCCGTTCAGAG GACGCTGTCCTTTCCGACAGTACATTCCCAGCAAGCCGGCCAAATACGGCATCAAGTCGTGGGTGGCCTGCGGCGCCaagtccagctacgcttggaagatgcagGTGTACACCGGCAAGGCGGCCAGCGGAGGCCCCGAGAAGAACCAGGGCGCGCGCGTCGTCCTCGATCTGACCGAGGGACTGCCGGCCGGTCACAacgtcacgtgtgacaatttcttcacctcctacgaactcgggcagcggctcctcgagagggacctcaccatggtgggcacggtgcgaaagaacaagcccgagctccctcccgcgctgctccagtccaagggcagacaggtctcgtCCTCCAGGTTCGCCTTCACGCCCACCGCCACTCTAGTGTCCTACCTGGCAAAGAGAAACAAGAACGTGCTGCTTCTGAGCACGCGGCACGCGGAGCCCGACGTTAGCGATCGCCGAGACCGGAAGCCGGCCCTCATCCTAGACTACAACTGCAACAAGGGCGGCGTGGACAACCTAGACAAGGTGGTCGGGACCTACAGCTGCAGACGGATGaccgcccgctggcccctggtcatcttccacaacatcctcgacgtgtcctcctacaacgcctttgtcatatggcgagagatcaaccccgactggatgcctgggaagcggaacaagaggagggtgttcctggagcagctcggaAAGGCGCTCGTGAAGCCCCAGATCCAAAGAAGGCAGCGTCTCCCCCGCACCGAAGCCGCGTCCGCACTTGTCAAAGTCCTACGGGGCGAGCGTGTATCCGCCGACGAGGCTCGTCCGCAAGCCCGGGAGCGAGCCGCCGCCGCCGCCCCGCTGGGGGCGAGTAAGAGGAAGAGGTGTCAGCTCTGCCCACCCAAGAAGGACGCCAAGACACACACCGCGTGCTGCAG CATCGCTATCATGACTACACACGAGTTCCTCTTCTGCTTGTACTTGAAGGATTGCGGGGTGAAAGACGTCAGCGTCTCTATGCAGCCTTTCACCGTCCTGAACTGGTAG